In one Bradyrhizobium sp. 4 genomic region, the following are encoded:
- a CDS encoding ABC transporter substrate-binding protein: MHVSIRLMPVVALAAFSVILAHATEPEKTKLKIAVGSKILNYMPVELGVKLGSFKEEGLDVTVENFQAGGSKALQALIGGSVDGTIGFYDHTIQMQVLGKQISCVFLLNDIPGVLLGVRSDLADKVRTGADLKGLRLGITAPGSSTESMARYYIKKSGLGSRDVNIIAVGSGAPGMVALEAMNVDALVYFDPIATLLARKKNATALFDARTIEGSKQAFGGSYPTACLYLQQTFIDKNPETVQRLVNALLKTHRWINATPTEQLVDTIPPGYKTDNREVNIEIMNASKALFSPTGQMDIEAAKVPLAVLSDFDPKIAAAKIDLNKTFTNRFAERAAQQLK; this comes from the coding sequence ATGCACGTTTCCATAAGGTTGATGCCGGTGGTGGCGCTGGCCGCATTCTCGGTCATTTTGGCGCATGCCACCGAGCCCGAGAAAACAAAATTGAAGATCGCGGTGGGGTCAAAAATCCTCAACTATATGCCTGTCGAACTTGGAGTGAAGCTTGGCTCCTTTAAGGAAGAAGGCCTTGACGTTACCGTCGAGAACTTCCAGGCCGGTGGCTCTAAGGCTCTGCAGGCCCTGATCGGCGGCTCTGTCGACGGGACTATCGGCTTTTACGATCATACCATTCAGATGCAGGTGCTGGGTAAGCAAATTTCCTGCGTGTTCCTGCTGAATGACATTCCCGGCGTCCTGCTCGGTGTCCGCAGCGACCTCGCCGACAAGGTCAGAACCGGCGCCGACCTGAAGGGTCTCAGGCTCGGGATCACTGCGCCGGGGTCATCGACGGAGAGTATGGCGCGCTACTACATCAAGAAGTCAGGATTGGGTTCACGCGATGTCAACATCATTGCCGTCGGCAGCGGCGCACCGGGCATGGTGGCGCTTGAGGCCATGAATGTCGATGCCCTGGTCTATTTCGATCCCATCGCGACGCTTCTCGCGCGCAAAAAGAACGCGACAGCGCTGTTCGATGCGCGCACGATCGAAGGCTCAAAGCAGGCCTTCGGCGGGTCCTATCCGACCGCGTGTCTCTACCTTCAGCAGACTTTCATCGACAAAAATCCCGAAACGGTCCAGCGCCTGGTCAACGCCTTGCTCAAAACTCACCGCTGGATCAACGCAACGCCGACGGAGCAGCTCGTCGATACGATTCCTCCTGGTTACAAGACTGACAATCGCGAGGTGAATATCGAAATCATGAACGCATCGAAAGCGCTCTTCTCGCCAACCGGACAGATGGACATCGAGGCGGCCAAGGTCCCGCTGGCTGTCTTAAGCGACTTTGATCCAAAAATCGCTGCCGCAAAGATCGACTTGAACAAAACCTTCACCAATCGTTTCGCGGAACGCGCCGCACAACAACTGAAATAG